A region of Vigna radiata var. radiata cultivar VC1973A chromosome 6, Vradiata_ver6, whole genome shotgun sequence DNA encodes the following proteins:
- the LOC106762947 gene encoding 14 kDa proline-rich protein DC2.15, with the protein MASNKLIATILLLSLLAYSTSTYACGTCHPKSPPPPSPPPSGKCPKDTLKLGACADILGLVNVVVGSPVSSKCCSLLEGLADLEAALCLCTAIKANVLGINLNIPITLSVLLSACQKTVPSGFQCA; encoded by the coding sequence ATGGCTTCCAACAAGCTTATTGCCACCATCTTGCTGCTTTCTCTCCTTGCCTACTCCACATCAACCTATGCATGTGGGACATGCCATCCCAaatctcctcctcctccttctcctcCTCCATCTGGGAAGTGCCCTAAGGACACACTGAAGCTAGGGGCTTGTGCTGACATTCTAGGACTTGTTAACGTTGTTGTTGGCTCGCCTGTCTCTAGCAAGTGTTGTTCATTGCTTGAGGGTTTGGCTGATCTAGAGGCTGCACTTTGCCTCTGCACTGCCATCAAAGCCAATGTGCTTGGAATCAACTTGAATATCCCTATCACACTCAGTGTGCTCCTCAGTGCATGCCAAAAAACTGTTCCTTCTGGCTTCCAATGTGCATAG
- the LOC111241814 gene encoding uncharacterized protein LOC111241814, protein MIMLLYHSLTLFLMFQQEEFSTRLLQVRSEHGSAPTPDDASNADDDIRRTQYWVNVVGGKKKGRVYGAGQLAANYTASRGGTLKHQPSSSSTPSADEAIQRLTQLLEQHDQENRALREEYTDLRDEFSSFKSLVMRALPQTSDTPSTVPPTQPRPSPSPAVPHQSISVQPTPVQPSTDEQDDEDMSEDFVQF, encoded by the coding sequence atgattatgttattgtatcattccctgacattgtttttaatgtttcaacaagaagaattttctacgagacttttacaggttagatccgaacatgggtcagctcctacaccGGATGATGCGAGTAATGCAGATGACGACATCCGTAGGACACAGTACTGGGTCAAtgtcgttggtgggaagaaaaagggacgagtctacggtgcaggacaacttgctgcaaactatacagcatcgagaggaggtacactaaagcaccaaccttcttcttcttccaccccttcTGCTGACGAGGCCATCCAGCGCTTGACACAGCTACTAGAGCAACATGACCAAGAAAACCGTGCATTGAGAGAAGAATATACTGACTTGAGAGACgagttttcaagcttcaagtccctggtcatgagagCGCTGCCTCAAACTTCAGACACTCCTTCCACTGTCCCTCCGACCCAGCCACGACCCTCCCCGTCACCCGCCGTCCCTCATCAGTCCATatcagtccagcccacaccagtccaaccATCTACAGATGAGCAAGACGATGAAGATATGTCTGAAGACtttgtacaattttag